AGCCCTCTGGCAGGGGCAGAGGCTTAATCTGCTGATACTTGTCATTCTTGTTTGGAAAAATGATTCCCGATATTTGCAAGTGAACCTAAAGGTCTTTAACCCATGACAATTTTGTGTTTGCAGATGTACAAGTCTGTATTTTGAGTCACTGAATTACTAGAAGAGCCGGTGATTACCTAATGGTTGAGAACACAGGCTTTGAAATCAGACCTGGTTCAAATAACTTAACCTTCTGTGCCTCAGGTTTttaatctgtaaagtggggagaaTAATCTTGACTGTCTCAAGAGCTGTTGCCAGTTGGGTAGTGAACTAAGCATGAGATTGGGGGTATAAGGTTCAGCAATATCAACCGTTCAAGGAAATTCTCACCAAGCGGTGCAGTGGGACACTAGGTGGCCTGTCCGTGTCCACTGAAAGTGGTAGATGCACACTTGGGAACAGTGGGCAACAGCAGGCAGCAAGGAACTGGATTTTATGGCAAAGCCCCCCTTCAAACTTGGTGTCAAGCCGGTAAAAAGGAAGCAATACTGCTGGGGAAGGGGCGGCAGGCGCCATGTCCGGCCACGAAGGTGGCAAGAAGCCACTGAAACAGCCCAAGAAGCAGGCCAAGGAGATGGACGAGGAAGATAAGGCTTTCAAGCAGAAACAAAAGGAGAAGCAGAAGAAACTCGAGGAGCTAAAATCGAAGGCCACGGGGAAGAGGCCCTTAGCCACAAGTGGAATTAAGAAATCTGGCAAAAAGTAAGCTGTTCCTTGTGCCTACGGAGATGGTGACCCTTTATTTCATCCGTATTTAAACCCCTCTATTCCCTGCCATAACATCTTTTGCCACCTATAGCTGGAATTAAGTGTTGTCTTGGAGCTGTTGTACATTTAAGAATaaacttttgtaaaaaaaaaaaaaggaagcaatacAACGAAATGTACAGTACAATGCCATCTGTGTATCAAATGCAGGAGACGGGATGAGATGGGGGGAGGAGACCCAAGGCAGGAGAAGCGCCTAGCCCTGATGGTTACGAGCAGAGGACTGAGGAGCGTTATCAGCACCACTGAATGCTCCAGAagtccaaacaacaacaacaacaaaaacgcaACACGCGATCGGAGGTGTTTTCTGCCAGTGACCCGCGAACTTTGTCCCCAACCCCCGCCCCCGCTCCATACTACCCTTGATCTTGGCCAAAAGGCGGAGAAACAGCGAACTTTTCCCTGGAGCCAGAAGGACGCAAAGGTTCGCTAGCGGCCCAGGGCGGGGCGCGGCTGGAGAAGCACCCTTCTCACTCTGACCGCTGCCGCACTGGGCACTGGGACTGGCTCCGCTGCCTCCGCCCCCGAACCGGGCCGGGACCCTTGGCGGGGGAGGGGAACGCGCACTTGAACGCTCCTGGCCTGGGGGCCGCGGGACCCAGTCCTACCCGTGCGGACCCCGCTTCCCCTTCCACACAGTCGGAAGACCCCAAAGGTTTGAAGAGACCGAGGTTGCCAGAGGCCCCCCGCCCCCAGCTAGAGTCGGAAGCCACTAAGGCGGCCGCCCACCTCTCGGGCCTGGAGCGGTTTGGGGCGCCTAGAACTGGGAGGGAGGGACTGGGGATCGAATCCTTCAACGCACTGAGCGGCCCACCTGCGTGCCCCCAGCTGCCTCCGGACCCGGCCTAGTCCCAGTCGCGTCATGCGCGCGCCCCGGGACTGCGCATTTACCTTGGTCCGGACCCGCCAGGGCGCGCACTTGGATCTCGGAGCCCCTGGCCGCCCCGTCGGAAGCGCAGCCGCGGGCCCGAAGGGGCCTCCAGGGGCGCAGGAGGCACAGAACGCGCAGCATCCGGGCGCAGGCTGGGAGTGAAGGTGCTTCTCCGGCCCTGCACCGTCTCGGCTCCCGCTGAGAGCTCGCAGTTCCGGCGGCGGGCGAAGCCTTCGCCAATTGCTCCACCTATGGGCCAAGCGTCTGTTGCCTCCTTCCGCACCTCCTGGGGGCAGGGAGACTTGAGCGGAGGAGGTCGGGGGAAGCCCAGCTCCTCTGTGTGATTTGGGGTAACCCTGTCAACCTCCCAGCGTCAGTGTTTTaatcctgtaaaatggggataatagtgaCTACCCTGTGGTggtgtgaagattaaatggggTGTGTGAACCTTGCTTGCACATATgctcaatttcattttttaaatgaaatgacatTTAAGGAGTCCCTTGAGCGTGTCTACACTCGCAAACTTCACTGCTTCACCTCCCATTTgcgcctcacttttttttttttttttgagacggagtctagctgtgtcgcccaggctggagtgcagtgccttgatcttggctcactgtaacctccgcctctgggttcaagcgattctcatgcctcaacctcccaagtagctgggactacaggtgtgcgtcaccatgcccaggtaatttttgtatttttagtagagacggggtttcaccatgttggccaggatggtcttgatttcttgacctcatgatctgcccgcctcggcctcccaaagtgctgggattacaggcatgagccaccgcgcccagcctttttttttttttttttttttttttttttttttgagacagagtctcgttttgttgcccaggctggagtgccaagatcttggcttgctgcaccctccgtctcctgggttcaagtgattctcctgcctcagcctcccaagtagctaggaatacaggcatgcaccaccatgctcggctaatttttgtatttttagtagagacagggtttcactatgttggccaggctggtctcagactcttgacctgaggtgatccgctgATGTTGGCCTtgtgaagtgctgggattataggtgtgagccactgcacccagcctattttcttttcttttttttttttttttttgagatggagtcttgctctgtcacccaggctggagtgcagtggcatgatctcagctcactgcaagctccgcctcccgggttcactccactcttctgtctcagtctccccgGCAGCTGGGACAAGATGGCCTATTTTCTTAAAAACCAAAAGTAATCTGCAGATTGGGGAGACACTGCCTCTGGTGTAAATTGCACCACATTCTGGAGTAGAGGGGAACTGGCTTAAACAGGAAGTTTCCTCTCTAGCTCTCAAATAGGTCTACATATGCAAATAAAGGATTTACATTTCAGTCCCAGTTGGCTGAAAATAACTGAGTCCTGATTGGGTAGtttatttgtttccttcttcTACTTTCCTTTCAGGctccaggggtacatgtgcatgtttgtcaTTACACGGGTAaatgtagggagaccccctgaaactattgcaacggaataaaagatgaaatgctcctgattattgtaaatacaaaattacgtgcaggattgtgtaaagacaatgccaggtgGGACTGCCAGAACGAGCCAACAGTGCttgatgtgcttccccctgcagagagcctatgaatggacgtgcagtcagggaggtttcacatcaccaagattccctatcccagaaaagcagatgttcataactctgggaatggaatgcgacccttgtggagagcctataaacggacgCATGGGGGGGTGCCTGTCCATATGGGTAAGATAGGGCTATAAGGCCCTCATCTTGCCacggctcttctaggcctctttagggttaaggcatactcccttctgagaatttctggtctaaccaTTGTCTAGCTTCACGTCCTATTtccatggattgtttgtaaccagcttttgttgcaattgttactgctgattaatatcttgctaatcataggttatggaaagatTGTGTTTCTATTGGAAGGCTCagttagaaattactgatgcacacactatactgtaaattcttatctctgtatactgtacttctacatacaaatgtactgtacttctacatacaaatgttatgttaaagaattacttcatccccatgtgaccatctcacctcataatcaaatgaccctaaatccctcactaacctacccctgccctcactaaacttaataataaatgctggtatatccagtgcattgttGGCACCACGGGACCAGAAGGCGGTGACtcccctggacccagctttcactatcttgtgtgtgtctattatttctcaacctgCCAATCCGcctgggaacaaagagagagcCCCGTTGCATTgcgggctgctggccagatcccgcaatagtcaggagtttgagacaagcctggccaacatgatgaaaccctgtctctattaaacatacaaaaaaattagctgggcatggtggcgggcgcctgtaatcccagctacttgggaggctgaagcaggagaatcacctgaactcagaaGGCACaggttcagtgagctgagattgcgccactgcactccaggctgggcaatgagcgaaactctgtctcaaaaaaaaagtttactctaTTAGTTTTAAACACAGCATATACACACTGCTGATGTGAATATCTTTAAATGAAAAGCAACTGGTAAtttatatcaaaattataaatgcacaAGCTCATTGCCCCAGaaattccaatttaaaaaatttaacctaCAGATAAATCCACACAGCTGTGAAATGACATGTGTTCATGGCTGtacattgcagcattgtttataatagcaaaagattGGAAGCATATGGTGCTGGCatgtgcttctggtgaggcctcaggaagcttacaatcatggctcaaGGTGACAGGGATCCAGCATGTCACGTGGCGAGAATAGGAACAAGAAAATGAGGTGGGGAGGTCCCAGTTTATCACCAAGGGGTTGGCGCTAAACCATTCACAAGGGATCTGTcgctatgatccaatcacctcccaacagggcccacctccaacattgggaatcatatttcaacatgagatttggaggggtcaaACACCCAAACTATATCACAGTCTTAATATCCATCAATAGAgggttggttaaataaattatggggctgtgtgtggtggctcgcCCTATTATTCCAACACttcggaaggctaaggcaggtccgtcactggaagccaggagtttgaaagcagcctgggaaacatagcaagccCCTATctctacttaagaaaaaaaaaaaagtacatcgaGAAtctgaatactatgcagctataacaAAACACAGGAAACGTTTATGCATTGATATGAAACAATCTTCAAAATCTATTGGTATATGAAACAAGTCAAAATGCAGAATAGTGTGTAAAGAAAGCTAAAATTTGGCcgggtctggtggctcatgctcatgaacctagcactttgggaggccgaggcaggaggattgcttgaggccaggagttcaagaccaacctagccaacgtagcaaaaccccacctctattaaaagaaataataaagaaaacaaaaatttgtgtTAACAAAGGGGATAAcagtatgcatgtgtatatttgaTTGTATTTACATAAAATAGCTTTGGAAGGATGGGGGGAAGAACTGAGAGGCTGGGAATAGGGGTAACAGAGACAAGTTTTACAGTTTGACCTGTTACACTTTTTTGGACATGGGATGTtgttgttgcccagattggagggtgcagtggcagtatcttggctcactgtagcttctgcctcctgggctcaggtgatcctcccacctcaccctcctgagtagctaggaccacaggtacatgccacaacattggctaatttttgtatttcttgtagagatggggttttgccatgttgccaaggttggtctcgaattcctgagctcaagtgatttgcccaccttggccttccaaagtgctggcattacaggtgtgaaccagcatgcctggccccttTTATACTTTTTGAATCTTGATGTTTGAAGTATAActtactcaaaataaataatgaaaatgaaaataaagcacaatgacaaaaattaaaaacatgccttagcaaaaataaaaataaaactaatatatacacaaaatcaaaacatacaaactagccaggcctggtggctcatgccggtaatccctgtactttaggaggctgaggtgggtgggtcacctgaggtcaggagtttaagaccagcctagccaacatggtgaaaccctgtctctactaaaaatacaaaaattagccaggtgtggtggtgggcgcctgtaatcccagctactcaggaggctgaggcacaagaatcacttgaacccaggaggtggaggttgtagtgagccgagatcacacaactgcactccactctgggcaacagagtgagattctgtcttaaaaaaaaaaaaaaaaaaaaggtagcaaaaacaaaacatacaaactaTAGTTAGGtataagattaaaagaaaaacccTCCCTCCTCCATATTCCATGCATTTattgtattctattttattgaggcagggtctcgctctgttgcccacgttggagcacagtggtgccatcagttcactacaacctcagactcctgggctcaggggatcctcctgtctcagccttccaagtagctgggactacaggagtgggCCACCATACTCAGCTCATTGttaaatttttcgtagagacagaggtctccctatgttgcccaggctggtttcaaactcctggcctcaagtgatcctcccacctcagcctcccaaagtgctgggattacaggtgcgagccccCATGACTGGCCTCCAcccatttaaaaagatttttcttgtttttcttcttttttttagagatagggagctatgttgcccaagttggtcttgaattcttgggctcaatcagtcctcccattttggcctcccaaagtgctgggattacaggcatgagccactgtgccttgctgctttttgtctttttgtttttacagaaaaggtctcactatgctgtccaggctggagcgcagtggctattcacaggcataatcatagctcattgcagccttgaactcctggactcaagcagccTTTCTGCCTCAGCTCCTCAAGTACATGGGATTACAgtcgtgtaccaccacacccagcttaaaaggatatttgttatattttatctggcatttctgggtgtttttttttggTGCACTTATTCATGCCACAAAGTAAGTGGTACTTATGTAAGTGTACAGTGATTTACCAGGTTCCTTTCTAACATAGCTTGCTTAAATTCACAGGTCGACTAATGTTTCATTTCATGTGCACGCTAAGTGAAGCTGGTTAGTGATGACCATAAGCAGGTGCAGAAGCTTTCACTGTTTTACTTATTGTATCAGTACTCCTGATTTTATAAATGATGAGGTTCATCAACCCCATTCCTACTCAAATCTCCTGATAAACTTGGGTATAATAGGGCTTCATGGGGAtccaaacatttttaataatgttttgaaGCATATTGGTGTGGGACAAACAGCTCAGGCTACCCCAGAGCCCCACAACCAATGACTTAGAAAAGTCTGTGTTTTATAGTGGGAAATGTTTGGCTTATTTAGTCCTTCACTTGGAAAGGGAAGTGTTTTTTCTCAGTCTTTTCGGTATTAACAAATACCTTTTATGTTACTATCTATCCCCTCTGCCCCTCTATGGACTCTTATTTTGAAAGCAATATCCAGTGGACAGCCAGCATTTGTTACATAACAATTAATCTTGACCTTAGGACTTGTTGTTCTATTAGGTTGGTAACTTTGTCTGATCTACCAATCATATTGCTGTCTTGTCAGTCCATCAGTTTTGAGAAACAACTGTACACGTCAGTGCCCTGACttgtgcttgtttttctttttttttttttttttgtttcgttttgtttttttagagacattgtcttggtatgttgcccaggctggactgcagtggctatTCAGAGGGGTAATCATAGCACATTTGTAGCCTTGaattcccaggctccagtgatccttctgccGAAGCCTCCTGAGCAGATGGGAGGCGTGCATCACTG
The DNA window shown above is from Symphalangus syndactylus isolate Jambi chromosome 19, NHGRI_mSymSyn1-v2.1_pri, whole genome shotgun sequence and carries:
- the LOC129458890 gene encoding translation machinery-associated protein 7-like, whose translation is MSGHEGGKKPLKQPKKQAKEMDEEDKAFKQKQKEKQKKLEELKSKATGKRPLATSGIKKSGKK